In Falco biarmicus isolate bFalBia1 chromosome 7, bFalBia1.pri, whole genome shotgun sequence, a single window of DNA contains:
- the NID2 gene encoding LOW QUALITY PROTEIN: nidogen-2 (The sequence of the model RefSeq protein was modified relative to this genomic sequence to represent the inferred CDS: inserted 1 base in 1 codon; deleted 1 base in 1 codon) encodes MPWAGGGMRAVAAVLAAVLAAGTALPRPGLLPHGPARRDARLRPGDDESSPGVPLRRPLRLYGRAARRLYVGTNGVISTQDFPRETQYVDDDFPTDFPVIAPFLADLDTSGDRGNIYYRQDDSPDVLDQAAGYIQAGFPHTTGSFAPTNTFIATWEDVGAYQELSQDTEPSKKLNTFQAVIAYDDEDTYAIFLYPDGGLQFLGTRPKESYNVQLELPARVGFSRGDGDDPKRDGLFHSLASSEQALRRLERESNAGVPGVWVFHVGSVAPLEHVEPGVGGAAGPSVPQSPVHHAPGTADYTRMLYNRADHTSTELPVQRGSEAMSPNYGSRVPALLGIVPEGLPASPGQEQSRRLHPDRDGSARQSYSGNPSSYSSGHHGVGVEEDVHFNPDVFTYSAAGKETCAQHHGRCSPHAFCTDYATGICCHCRATYYGNGRQCLPEGAVHRLNGKVSGSLMVGRASVRFQDVDLHAYIVGSDGRAYTAISGVPQPAARALLPLLPVGGLFAWLFALEEPSSENGFSITGAEFTQSLEVTFYPGEETVHVTQMAEGLGPDNYLSLKTHIQGQVPFLPEDVTVHITPYKELYHYSSSAVTSSAQREYVLAAGTTNQTLSYRLRQNITFAGCPHARLPARQWLSVVRAFALYDSQEHVLRYALAARVSSAQDDVENPXVNPCHDSTHTCEATARCQPGAGMEYTCECAAGYHRAGRGCRDVDECAEGLSQCGPFTVCLNVPGSYRCECHSGYRPAEDGQACVPLAPASNPCEDGSHPCAPRDRARCLPRAGGRPACECLPGYTGDGIDCSDVDECAENPCHLAATCYNMPGSFSCRCQPGYEGDGFQCTQAEGSTQRLTPCQHERLYPRAVPPGPSPVDDGHMPQCDEEGRYRPLQCHRSTGHCWCVDAAGQEIAGTRTAPGSTPPRCGSPESIQQLTPCEHERLYPRAVPPGPLPVGNGHVPQCDEQGQYLPLQCHGSTGHCWCVDAAGQEIAGTRTAPGSTPPRCGSPEPTERPHTMCERWRQSLLEHYGGSPRSDQYVPQCDTGGNFTPLQCHGDSGYCWCVDESGREIQGTRSEPGSPPPCLPSVAPPSIRPSPRPDVSPPATGTFLLYAQGQQIGYLPLNGTRLQKEAAKTLLSLHGSIVVGIDYDCREKMIYWTDVAGRTISRASLEPGAEPETVINSGLISPEGLAVDHLRRAMFWTDSGLDKIERARLDGSERQVLFDTELVNPRAITVDPVRGNLYWTDWNREAPKIETSTVSGASRRVLVNKDIGLPNGLTFDPFSKLLCWADAGTKHLECILPDGTGRRIIQNNLNYPFSIISYANHFYHTDWRRDGVIAIDKDTGSFTDEYLPEQRSHLYGITAVYPYCPGARK; translated from the exons ATGCCGTGGGCCGGCGGCGGGATGCGGGCGGTGGCGGCGGTGCTGGCGGCGGTGCTGGCGGCGGGGACAGCCCTGCCCCGCCCGGGGCTGCTgccgcacggcccggcccgccgcgaTGCCCGGCTGCGGCCCGGCGACGACGAGAGCTCCCCCGGGGtgccgctccgccgcccgctGCGCCTCTacggccgcgccgcccgccgcctctAC GTGGGGACCAACGGGGTCATCTCAACCCAGGATTTCCCCAGGGAGACCCAGTACGTGGATGACGATTTCCCCACAGACTTCCCTGTCATCGCTCCCTTCCTGGCCGACCTTGACACCTCCGGTGACAGAGGGAACATCTACTACCGGCAAGACGACTCTCCGGACGTGCTGGACCAGGCTGCGGGCTACATCCAGGCTGGGTTCCCCCACACCACCGGCTCCTTTGCGCCCACCAACACGTTCATCGCCACCTGGGAGGACGTGGGCGCCTACCAGGAGCTCTCACAGGACACAGAGCCCTCCAAGAAG CTTAACACCTTCCAGGCAGTCATAGCCTATGATGATGAGGACACGTATGCCATCTTCCTCTACCCTGATGGTGGCCTCCAGTTTCTGGGGACGCGGCCCAAGGAGTCCTACAACGttcagctggagctgccagcCAGAGTGGGCTTCAGCCGGGGGGATGGCGATGACCCAAAGAGGGACGGGCTTTTCCACAGCCTGGCCAGCAGTGAGCAGGCTCTGAGACGCCTGGAGCG ggaGAGCAACGCAGGGGTACCTGGCGTGTGGGTCTTCCACGTAGGCAGCGTGGCCCCCCTGGAGCACGTGGAGCCGGGGGTCGGTGGGGCAGCTGGCCCCAGTGTGCCCCAGAGCCCCGTGCATCATGCCCCTGGCACCGCCGACTACACCCGCATGCTCTACAACCGTGCTGATCACACGTCCACGGAGCTGCCAGTGCAGCGTGGTTCAGAAGCCATGTCACCCAACTACGGATCCCGTGTCCCGGCGCTGCTGGGCATCGTCCCCGAGGGGCTGCCTGCATCCCcggggcaggagcagagccgCCGGCTGCACCCCGACAGGGACGGCAGCGCCCGGCAGAGCTACTCTGGCAACCCCTCTTCCTACAGCTCTGGGCATCACGGTGTCGGCGTGGAGGAAGATGTGCATTTTAATCCCGACG TGTTCACCTACAGCGCGGCTGGTAAGGAGACGTGTGCCCAGCACCACGGGCGCTGCTCCCCGCACGCCTTCTGCACCGACTATGCCACTGGCATCTGCTGCCACTGCCGGGCCACCTACTACGGCAACGGGCGGCAGTGCCTGCCCGAAG gggctgTGCATCGCCTCAACGGGAAGGTGAGCGGGAGCCTGATGGTGGGACGGGCATCCGTCCGCTTCCAGGACGTCGACCTGCATGCCTACATCGTGGGCAGTGACGGCCGAGCCTACACAGCTATCAGTGGGgtgccccagcctgctgcccgtgccctcctgcctctcctgcctgtCGGTGGGCTCTTCGCCTGGCTCTTCGCCCTTGAGGAGCCCAGCTCTGAGAACGGCTTCAGCATCACCG GTGCCGAATTCACCCAGAGCCTGGAGGTGACCTTCTACCCTGGGGAGGAGACGGTCCATGTCACTCAGATGGCCGAGGGCCTGGGGCCAGACAATTACTTAAGCCTTAAGACTCACATCCAGGGCCAGGTGCCGTTTCTCCCAGAGGATGTCACTGTCCACATCACTCCCTACAAGGAGCTCTACCACTACTCCAGCTCAG CTGTGACATCCTCTGCTCAGCGGGAGTACGTCCTGGCTGCGGGGACCACCAACCAGACCTTGTCCTACCGCCTACGCCAGAACATCACCTTTGCCGGCTGCCCGCACGCCCGCCTGCCCGCTCGGCAGTGGCTGAGCGTGGTGCGTGCCTTCGCCCTCTACGACAGCCAGGAGCATGTCCTGCGCTACGCCCTCGCCGCCCGTGTCAGCTCAGCACAAG ACGATGTCGAGAATC CAGTGAATCCATGTCACGACAGCACGCACACCTGCGAGGCAACAGCACGCTGCCAGCCCGGTGCAGGGATGGAGTACACATGCGAGTGCGCAGCTGGGTACCACAGAGCTGGACGGGGCTGCCGAG ATGTGGACGAGTGTGCTGAGGGCCTGAGCCAGTGCGGCCCCTTCACCGTCTGCCTGAATGTGCCAGGCAGCTACCGGTGCGAGTGCCACAGCGGGTACCGGCCAGCAGAGGATGGGCAGGCGTGTGTGC CGCTGGCACCAGCAAGTAACCCCTGTGAGGATGGGAGCCATCCCTGCGCACCCAGGGACCGGGCACGCTGCCTGCCCCGTGCTGGGGGCCGCCCTGCCTGCGAGTGCCTCCCCGGGTACACCGGCGATGGCATTGACTGCTCCG ACGTGGATGAGTGTGCCGAAAACCCGTGCCACCTGGCTGCCACCTGCTAC AACATGCCAGGCTCCTTCTCCTGCCGGTGCCAGCCTGGCTACGAGGGCGATGGCTTCCAGTGCACGCAGG CAGAAGGGAGCACGCAGCGGCTGACACCCTGCCAGCATGAGCGGCTGTACCCACGGGCAGTACCCCCGGGACCCTCACCCGTGGACGACGGGCACATGCCCCAGTGTGACGAGGAGGGTCGGTACCGGCCCCTGCAGTGCCACCGCAGCACCGGGCACTGCTGGTGCGTGGATGCTGCGGGGCAGGAGATCGCCGGCACACGGACAGCACCAGGCAGCACGCCGCCGCGCTGCGGGAGCCCAG AGTCCATCCAGCAGCTGACCCCCTGTGAACATGAGCGGCTGTACCCACGGGCAGTGCCCCCGGGACCCTTGCCTGTGGGCAACGGGCACGTGCCCCAGTGTGACGAGCAGGGTCAGTACCTGCCCCTGCAGTGCCATGgcagcactgggcactgctggtgTGTGGATGCTGCGGGGCAGGAGATCGCCGGCACACGGACGGCACCAGGCAGCACACCGCCGCGCTGCGGGAGCCCAG AGCCCACGGAGCGGCCCCACACCATGTGTGAGCGGTGGCGGCAGAGCTTGCTGGAGCACTATGGGGGCAGCCCCCGCAGTGACCAGTATGTGCCACAGTGCGACACGGGGGGCAACTTCACCCCACTGCAGTGCCACGGGGACAGCGGGTACTGCTGGTGCGTGGATGAGAGCGGCAGGGAGATCCAAGGCACACGCTCAGAGCCTGGCAGCCCCCCACCGT GTCTCCCCAGTGTTGCGCCACCCAGCATCCGGCCCTCGCCCCGGCCTGATGTGTCCCCACCGGCCACTGGGACCTTTCTGCTCTACGCTCAGGGACAGCAAATCGGCTACCTCCCGCTCAACGGCACGCggctgcagaaggaggcagcaaagaccctcctctccctgcac GGCTCCATTGTGGTGGGGATTGACTATGACTGCCGGGAGAAGATGATCTATTGGACTGATGTAGCCGGCCGGACCATAAGTCGGGCGAGTCTGGAGCCAGGTGCTGAGCCGGAGACCGTGATCAACTCAG GGCTCATCAGTCCCGAGGGGCTGGCAGTGGACCACCTGCGCCGAGCCATGTTCTGGACCGACAGCGGCCTGGATAAGATCGAGAGAGCCCGGCTGGATGGCTCTGAGCGGCAGGTGCTCTTCGACACTGAGCTTGTGAACCCTCGGGCCATCACAGTGGACCCTGTCCGAGG CAATCTTTACTGGACGGACTGGAATCGTGAAGCACCCAAAATTGAAACTTCTACTGTCAGTGGAGCCAGCAGGAGGGTCCTGGTGAATAAGGACATCGGCTTGCCCAACGGCCTGACGTTCGACCCCTTCTCCAAGCTGCTCTGTTGGGCAGATGCAG gaaCGAAGCACCTGGAGTGCATATTGCCCGACGGCACAGGCCGGCGCATCATACAGAACAACCTCAACTACCCCTTCAGCATCATCAGTTACGCCAATCACTTCTACCACACAGACTGGAGACG GGATGGTGTGATAGCTATTGATAAAGACACCGGCTCCTTTACCGATGAGTATCTTCCAGAGCAGCGATCACACCTCTATGGAATAACTGCAGTTTATCCCTACTGCCCTGGAG CAAGGAAATAG
- the RTRAF gene encoding RNA transcription, translation and transport factor protein has translation MFRRKLSALDYHNPAGFNCRDETEFRNFIVWLEDQKIRHYKIEDRGNLRNIHSDDWPKSFEKYMKDVNCPFKIQERQETVDWLLGLAVRLEYGDNADKYKDSTPDGAKNTDNTAKNAEPLINLDVNNPDFKAGVMALANLLQIQRHDDYLVMLKAIRILVQERLTQDAIAKASQSKEGLPVALEKHILGFDTGDAVLNEAAQILRLLHIEELRELQTKINEAIVAVQAIIADPKTDHRLGKVGR, from the exons ATGTTCCGCCGCAAGCTCTCGGCGCTCGACTACCACAACCCGGCTGGCTTCAACTGCAGGG ATGAAACGGAATTCAGAAATTTTATTGTCTGGCTTGAAGACCAGAAAATCAGACATTACAAGATTGAAGACCGAGGGAATTTAAGAAATATACACAGCGATGACTGGCCCAAATCATTTGAAAAG TATATGAAAGATGTAAACTGTCCTTTCAAAATACAAGAGCGACAAGAAACAGTGGACTGGCTTCTCGGCTTAGCGGTTAGGCTCGAGTATGGAGATAACG CTGATAAGTATAAGGACTCTACCCCTGATGGTGCTAAAAATACTGACAATACAGCAAAAAATGCAGAACCGCTGATTAACTTGGATG TGAATAATCCTGACTTCAAGGCTGGAGTGATGGCTTTAGCTAATCTGCTTCAAATTCAGCGACATGATGACTACTTGGTGATGCTTAAG GCAATTCGCATTTTGGTTCAAGAGCGCTTGACACAGGATGCCATAGCAAAGGCCAGTCAGTCCAAGGAG ggtTTGCCTGTTGCTTTAGAAAAGCACATTCTTGGTTTTGACACAGGAG ACGCTGTTCTCAATGAAGCTGCCCAAATTCTCCGTCTGCTGCATATAGAGGAGCTCCGAGagctgcaaacaaaaattaatgaagCGATTGTAGCAGTTCAGGCGATTATTGCTGATCCCAAGACGGACCACAGACTGGGGAAAGTTGGGAGATGA